The region GCTTCAATTTCTGTGATTGTCTCTAATCAACTAAAACAGCGAACTAAATTAAAAGCAGGCAAGAAACTTGCTAGTCCAACAAAATAAGTAGGGTTATTAATAAAAATTGTTAGATCGAGTCTATGATTCGATTTAGCTTAGGAGGAATTTATGAAAAGAAATTATATTAGTCTAGTCTTGGCTTTAGCTTTGAGCTTGACTTTAACAGCTTGCAACAATTCAGGCAAAAAGACTGATAAAGTTGCTAAAGAAGAGAGCATGCAAAAAGACACTGACAGCAGTAAGGCAAAAGACGATAAAACAGCTGATAAGGCTGACGACAAAAAGCCAGCTGAAGAGAGTAAAGCTGAAAAAGATGACAAGGATAGCAAGAAAGGCGATGCTGTTGCTAAGCCTGGTGAGTCTGGCTTTAACGAAATTCCAATCGGTGAAGCTACTGAAGCTGGTCCATTCAACGTTGAAGCAGTTTACTTCCAAGGCGTTGATATGGTTCCAGAGAATAAGCAACCATCTGGTGAAGAATCAGATATGCACCTTGAGGCTGATATTCACTTGAAACCAGAGGCTGCTAAGATATTCGGCTTTGGTGATGGTGAAAATATTTGGCCAGCTTATTTGACAGTTAATTACAAGGTCATGTCAGCTGACGGCAAGAAGGAAATTACTTCTGGTACATTCATGCCAATGAACGCTGATGACGGTCCTCACTATGGTATTAACATCAAGAAGGGTGTTATTCCTGTAGGTAAGTACAAGTTGATCTTGGAAATCAAAGCTTCCGATGATTACTTACTACATGTTGATAGTGAAACAGGTATTCCAGTAGCACGTGAAGAAGGTAAGGCTGCAGCTGTTAAGTACTACGAAAAACAGACTGTCAGCTTCGACTGGAATTACGATGCTAGCCAATTGACTTCTAAGTAATTGCTAATTTTACGCTATATTTGCCAAGGTTGATTAGGCACTAATCAGCCTTGGCTTAATAGTATTGCTTAGAAAGGAGGCTTGGGTGCTTAGCTTTTTTGTTTATGTTGTAAGTTTGCTCTTGTTGTTCGCCTATTTATATGGCCAAACTCTAGCCTTTGTCTGGCGCAGCCGTGATAAGTGGTTAGCCTATTTACTGTACATTGCAACAGCTATCGGTTTTGTAGCTGGTACAGGTGTTTATATTGCTAAACGTTTGCAACCGAAAAAATTATTGCGCTTGCTGACAACCTTGAACCGGCATGTAATCGTATTAGCTTGGCTCTTTGCCTTAATTGGTTTTGTACTTCTTATTATTTATCTTTTAGTCAAACAAACTAAGCTTAAATTTAGATTAGATTCAGGCTTAAAGCAGCTTGCTTTGGCCTTTTTCAGCCTGTCTATCATTCCTTTACAAATGCATTTGATACCGCAACTTCTCTTGAAAACAGGCGAGTTTGTAGCTTTTAACGAAGAGTCTATCAGTACAGGTACCTTGTTCCGTTTCTTAGGCTATAGCTTAGGTCTTTTGTTGGTATTTTTGACAGGCTTGAGTGTCTTCCATGCTTGTAAACGAATGCTAGATAAACATCTATATTTGATCGCAGTACTCAATTATGCTGCAATTGTTCTGCATCTGTCTGTACGTGGCGTAAGTAGTGGTGCACGTCTAGGCATATTTTCAAGCCGTAATAATTTCATCTTTGACATTATGATCCTCGAAGATAAATGCCTGCCTTACTTTGCTATCAGTTATTTGTTGCTTGCTGTGGTTACGGCCTTAGCAGTCTATCTGACGCACCGTAAATTAGTTGGCACATTCAAAACGGCAGCTATGAGACGTAAAGAAGCATGGTGGCAACGTAATTGTCGGCGTTGGGCTAAGAGTTTAGTTATTTTCATGCTTTTGTCTGCTTTGACATTAACTGTGGTCAATGATTACATCACTAGACCAGTTAAATTGACGGCACCTGAGGAATATCAGGACGAAAATCGGCAGATTATTGTTGATTTGAAGCAGGTTGAAGATGGCCATCTCCATCGCTTTGCATATGAATTTGAACATCATAATATACGCTTTATCGTAGTTCGAAAGCCTAAAAGTAATGCCTATGGTGTAGGCCTTGATGCTTGTAATATTTGTGGTATTGCTGGCTATTTCGAACGTGGTGATTCAGTTGTTTGTAAGCGCTGCGACGTTGTTATGAACAAAGCAACAATTGGTTTCTTAGGTGGCTGCAATCCTGTCCCATTTCCTTATGTTGTAAAAGACGGCAAGATCATTATTAATAAGGCTGATTTGGAGAAGGAAGCAAATCGCTTCCCGTTAGGAGCGTAGTTATGTTTTGGAGAATGGTTGGCGGCGCTCTGTTCCGCCAGAAAAAGAAGATGGCAATGGTTGCTTTTACTGTTGCTTTGGGTATCTCGCTCGCTACAGCTTTGTTAAATGTCATGCTCGGAGTTGGCGATAATATCAACAAAGAACTAAAAGTTTACGGCGCCAATATTAGAGTTGTTCCGAAAGACGCCTCTTTACTGGATGATCTATATGGCTTAGAAGAAGGCGCAGGCGTCAATGATAAGTATTTGTATGAAGAGGATGCACCGAAAATCAAACAAATTTTCTGGGGCTACAATATTGTCGATTTTGCACCTTACTTAAAAATTAGAGCTAATATTGCAAATTCTGATACAAGCACCCAAGTCATTGGTACTTGGTATGCCAAGCCTTTGAATTTACCAACTGGTGAATCACTATTAGCCGGCGTCCGTAACTTAAAAACATGGTGGCGAGTTGACGGCGAATGGCTGCAAGATACAGATGAAAAAGGTGCCTTAGTTGGCTATCTATTAGCACAAGAAAACAATTGGCAGATTGGTAGCAAAATCAAACTAAGGTTGAACGATAGAGAAGAAGAACTGATTGTCCGCGGCTTACTTAATGCTGCAGGCGATGAAGATAAATGTACTTATGTTAATTTACCAATTGCACAGAAATTAGCTAATTTGCCAGGCAAGATTTCTGGTATTGATGTTTCAGCTTTGACCACGCCTGATAATGACTTAGCAAGGCGAGCTTCCCAAAATCCTGATTCACTTTCACCGTCAGAGCGTGATACTTGGTATTGTACAGCTTATACAGGTTCCATCTGCTACCAAATTCAAGAAGTAGTTAGAGATGGTGTGGCCAAAACAATTCGGCAGGTGGCTGAGTCTGAAGGTACGATTTTGAATAAAACGAAATTGTTGATGCTATTAATTACAATTTTGAGCTCCATTGGTTCAGCTCTCGGTATCAGCAACTTGGTAACAGCATCTGTTATGGAACGTGGACAAGAAATTGGCTTAATCAAAGCTATTGGCGGCCGCAACATCAGAATAGTTCTATTAATTTTGACTGAGATTATGTTGACAGGTTTATTTGGTGGCGTGCTTGGCTATGGTATTGGCCTTGGCTTTGCGCAGATTATCGGCTTAACTGTCTTTGGTACAACTATTCCTTTAGCCGTAATGGTCATTCCGATTGATCTTGTGTTGCTAGTTGCAGTTGTACTTTTGGGCAGTATCCCTTCAATTCGCTATCTGTTGCGCTTGAAGCCAACGGAAGTTTTGCACGGGAGGTAAAAAATGCGCGCTAGATCTATGTATTTTAAGATGATTTTGAGCTCACTCTTAAGAAGGCGCTCACGTATGCTCATCGCTTTACTAGCTGTGGCCATTGGTTCCACCATAATGTCAGGTATGATCACGATTTACTACGATATTCCACGTCAATTAGGCAAGGAATTTAGATCGTATGGTGCGAATTTCATGGTTATAGCTGGCGGTGACAAGAAGATCAACCAAGAGCAATTCAAAGCTCTACAAGAGATTTTAGAAAAGAAAAAGTTAGTTGGTTTGGCTCCTTATCGTTATGAAACAGCTAAGATTAACCAGCATCCTTATATTCTTGCTGGAACTTATATGGATGAAGCTAAGAAAAATAGCCCATTCTGGTACATTGACGGTGAGTGGTCAAACAATGACGATAAAGAACAAGTGATGATTGGTAAAGAAGTTGCTAAGACTTTGAGTTTATCAGTCGGTGATACATTTACCATTCAAGGTGTTTTATATGGTCGTGATATTATTGCAACTAAAGTGACCCATACAGCTGAAGATTACAAGAAAAAGGATGCCTTCAAAGATTACTACCGTGTTAAGTTACATGTAAAAGGTATTATCACGACTGGCGGCGCTGAAGAGAGCTTCATTTTCATCAACTTAGGTATGCTTAATGAAATGTTGCAAGATAAGGAATTACGCTTGGACGGTATTGAGTGCAGTATAGAAGCTGATAATGAAGAATTGGA is a window of Amygdalobacter nucleatus DNA encoding:
- a CDS encoding iron transporter, with the translated sequence MKRNYISLVLALALSLTLTACNNSGKKTDKVAKEESMQKDTDSSKAKDDKTADKADDKKPAEESKAEKDDKDSKKGDAVAKPGESGFNEIPIGEATEAGPFNVEAVYFQGVDMVPENKQPSGEESDMHLEADIHLKPEAAKIFGFGDGENIWPAYLTVNYKVMSADGKKEITSGTFMPMNADDGPHYGINIKKGVIPVGKYKLILEIKASDDYLLHVDSETGIPVAREEGKAAAVKYYEKQTVSFDWNYDASQLTSK
- a CDS encoding Fe-S-containing protein, whose amino-acid sequence is MLSFFVYVVSLLLLFAYLYGQTLAFVWRSRDKWLAYLLYIATAIGFVAGTGVYIAKRLQPKKLLRLLTTLNRHVIVLAWLFALIGFVLLIIYLLVKQTKLKFRLDSGLKQLALAFFSLSIIPLQMHLIPQLLLKTGEFVAFNEESISTGTLFRFLGYSLGLLLVFLTGLSVFHACKRMLDKHLYLIAVLNYAAIVLHLSVRGVSSGARLGIFSSRNNFIFDIMILEDKCLPYFAISYLLLAVVTALAVYLTHRKLVGTFKTAAMRRKEAWWQRNCRRWAKSLVIFMLLSALTLTVVNDYITRPVKLTAPEEYQDENRQIIVDLKQVEDGHLHRFAYEFEHHNIRFIVVRKPKSNAYGVGLDACNICGIAGYFERGDSVVCKRCDVVMNKATIGFLGGCNPVPFPYVVKDGKIIINKADLEKEANRFPLGA
- a CDS encoding ABC transporter permease, which codes for MFWRMVGGALFRQKKKMAMVAFTVALGISLATALLNVMLGVGDNINKELKVYGANIRVVPKDASLLDDLYGLEEGAGVNDKYLYEEDAPKIKQIFWGYNIVDFAPYLKIRANIANSDTSTQVIGTWYAKPLNLPTGESLLAGVRNLKTWWRVDGEWLQDTDEKGALVGYLLAQENNWQIGSKIKLRLNDREEELIVRGLLNAAGDEDKCTYVNLPIAQKLANLPGKISGIDVSALTTPDNDLARRASQNPDSLSPSERDTWYCTAYTGSICYQIQEVVRDGVAKTIRQVAESEGTILNKTKLLMLLITILSSIGSALGISNLVTASVMERGQEIGLIKAIGGRNIRIVLLILTEIMLTGLFGGVLGYGIGLGFAQIIGLTVFGTTIPLAVMVIPIDLVLLVAVVLLGSIPSIRYLLRLKPTEVLHGR
- a CDS encoding ABC transporter permease, with product MRARSMYFKMILSSLLRRRSRMLIALLAVAIGSTIMSGMITIYYDIPRQLGKEFRSYGANFMVIAGGDKKINQEQFKALQEILEKKKLVGLAPYRYETAKINQHPYILAGTYMDEAKKNSPFWYIDGEWSNNDDKEQVMIGKEVAKTLSLSVGDTFTIQGVLYGRDIIATKVTHTAEDYKKKDAFKDYYRVKLHVKGIITTGGAEESFIFINLGMLNEMLQDKELRLDGIECSIEADNEELEALATEIADKVPGVVARPVRRVTQSQDIVLGKLQVLVLLVDVVVLLLTVISVFTTMLAVVTERRKEIGLKKALGASDKSIISEFIGEGASLGILGGGLGVGLGFYFAQQVSLSVFGRTIEFSWWIIPLTLSLAVVITVLASIWPVKQATSIDPALVLRGE